The Montipora foliosa isolate CH-2021 chromosome 14, ASM3666993v2, whole genome shotgun sequence genome window below encodes:
- the LOC137985242 gene encoding pre-mRNA-splicing factor CWC25 homolog isoform X2, producing the protein MGGGDLNLKKSWHPQTLRNVEKVWKAEQKAEVESKKIEQLRKELEEERAREEMQRHAVQQGIAKKKGERVDWMYAAAGSSQVDHELYLLGKPVDKAVDPMAKENEEDALAPGASFMNDTGANTANDLAAKVRDDPLFLIKRKEEEKRKELLHNPVKMKQLKMLLQANLSKSSKKKKEKKKREKEEKKRKKEKNTRHSYSNSDDNDERATEKERRRREKLYRERDRLEDGRRDLRKEHTKHRERDRKKSDGSGVESTRELKRKRMEEYERSNKSEEDVREVTKESRRKEKEISRLRSDESNGERDYKNRRKEERAEIMNGGYMNHHRETKRSPDRKRSHKRSRSRSPMGRGEWEKTDKPSHRRGTARSPPRHRRHASHSPSPPKKLRKSPSPDRRKKWQNGGSTLTKHMDAAEKEKRLAAMMDNAKWRDEQRGKNVKRYKEEDAKLEAREATGANKSASFLNDIKVQSFSSKTTSSVSDRIKRNIKL; encoded by the exons ATGGGGGGAGGCGATTTG AATTTAAAGAAGAGCTGGCATCCTCAGACCCTCCGAAATGTGGAGAAGGTATGGAAGGCGGAACAAAAAGCCGAAGTGGAGTCCAAGAAAATCGAGCAACTTCGGAAAGAATTGGAGGAGGAAAGAGCTCGAGAAGAGATGCAAAGGCATGCAGTTCAACAAGGGATAGCAAA gaaaaaaggtgAACGTGTAGATTGGATGTATGCTGCAGCTGGTAGTAGTCAAGTTGATCATGAACTGTATTTACTTGGTAAAccagtggacaaagctgttgaTCCCATGGCAAAGGAAAATGAGGAG GATGCCCTTGCTCCAGGCGCTTCCTTTATGAATGACACAGGAGCTAACACAGCCAATGACCTGGCAGCCAAAGTGAGGGATGATCCACTTTTTCTCATCAAGaggaaagaagaagagaagagaaagGAACTGTTGCATAATCCTGTGAAAATGAAGCAGTTGAAAATGCTGCTCCAAGCTAACTTGAGCAAGTCAAGcaagaagaaaaaggagaagaaaaagagagaaaaagaagaaaagaagaggaagaaagagaaaaatacaAGACATAGTTATTCAAATTCAGATGATAATGATGAAAGAGCAACAGAaaaagaaaggagaagaagggAGAAACTATACAGGGAAAGAGATAGATTAGAAGATGGAAGAAGAGATTTGAGGAAGGAACACACGAAACACAGGGAGCGAGACAGGAAGAAAAGTGATGGATCAGGTGTTGAGAGTACAAGAGAACTTAAGAGAAAGAGAATGGAGGAGTATGAACGAAGTAACAAATCAGAAGAAGATGTGAGAGAGGTCACGAAGGAATCtaggagaaaagaaaaagagataTCTAGACTAAGAAGTGATGAATCAAATGGTGAAAGAGATTACAAGAACAGGAGGAAAGAAGAAAGGGCAGAAATAATGAATGGAGGTTACATGAACCATCATCGAGAAACAAAAAG aTCACCTGACAGGAAAAGGTCACACAAGAGGTCCCGATCAAGGTCTCCAATGGGCAGGGGAGAATGGGAGAAAACAGATAAGCCAAGCCATAGGCGTGGTACTGCGAGGTCCCCTCCCAGACACAGGAGGCATGCGTCACATTCACCATCACCCCCCAAGAAATTGAGGAAATCACCTTCCCCTGACAGAAGGAAGAAATGGCAAAATGGAGGGTCCACACTTACAAA ACATATGGATGCAGCTGAGAAGGAAAAGCGCCTTGCTGCAATGATGGACAATGCAAA ATGGCGAGATGagcaaagaggaaaaaatgtcAAACGATACAAG GAGGAAGACGCGAAGCTTGAAGCAAGAGAAGCAACAGGCGCTAATAAAAGCGCTTCATTTCTAAA TGACATAAAAGTCCAATCTTTTTCGTCGAAGACAACTTCAAGTGTTAGCGACCGCATCAAAAGGAACAtcaaactttga
- the LOC137985242 gene encoding pre-mRNA-splicing factor CWC25 homolog isoform X1, whose amino-acid sequence MGGGDLNLKKSWHPQTLRNVEKVWKAEQKAEVESKKIEQLRKELEEERAREEMQRHAVQQGIAKKKGERVDWMYAAAGSSQVDHELYLLGKPVDKAVDPMAKENEEDALAPGASFMNDTGANTANDLAAKVRDDPLFLIKRKEEEKRKELLHNPVKMKQLKMLLQANLSKSSKKKKEKKKREKEEKKRKKEKNTRHSYSNSDDNDERATEKERRRREKLYRERDRLEDGRRDLRKEHTKHRERDRKKSDGSGVESTRELKRKRMEEYERSNKSEEDVREVTKESRRKEKEISRLRSDESNGERDYKNRRKEERAEIMNGGYMNHHRETKRSPDRKRSHKRSRSRSPMGRGEWEKTDKPSHRRGTARSPPRHRRHASHSPSPPKKLRKSPSPDRRKKWQNGGSTLTKHMDAAEKEKRLAAMMDNAKWRDEQRGKNVKRYKEEDAKLEAREATGANKSASFLNDIKVQSFSSKTTSSVGDRIKRNINSVQRTPAALESFLGK is encoded by the exons ATGGGGGGAGGCGATTTG AATTTAAAGAAGAGCTGGCATCCTCAGACCCTCCGAAATGTGGAGAAGGTATGGAAGGCGGAACAAAAAGCCGAAGTGGAGTCCAAGAAAATCGAGCAACTTCGGAAAGAATTGGAGGAGGAAAGAGCTCGAGAAGAGATGCAAAGGCATGCAGTTCAACAAGGGATAGCAAA gaaaaaaggtgAACGTGTAGATTGGATGTATGCTGCAGCTGGTAGTAGTCAAGTTGATCATGAACTGTATTTACTTGGTAAAccagtggacaaagctgttgaTCCCATGGCAAAGGAAAATGAGGAG GATGCCCTTGCTCCAGGCGCTTCCTTTATGAATGACACAGGAGCTAACACAGCCAATGACCTGGCAGCCAAAGTGAGGGATGATCCACTTTTTCTCATCAAGaggaaagaagaagagaagagaaagGAACTGTTGCATAATCCTGTGAAAATGAAGCAGTTGAAAATGCTGCTCCAAGCTAACTTGAGCAAGTCAAGcaagaagaaaaaggagaagaaaaagagagaaaaagaagaaaagaagaggaagaaagagaaaaatacaAGACATAGTTATTCAAATTCAGATGATAATGATGAAAGAGCAACAGAaaaagaaaggagaagaagggAGAAACTATACAGGGAAAGAGATAGATTAGAAGATGGAAGAAGAGATTTGAGGAAGGAACACACGAAACACAGGGAGCGAGACAGGAAGAAAAGTGATGGATCAGGTGTTGAGAGTACAAGAGAACTTAAGAGAAAGAGAATGGAGGAGTATGAACGAAGTAACAAATCAGAAGAAGATGTGAGAGAGGTCACGAAGGAATCtaggagaaaagaaaaagagataTCTAGACTAAGAAGTGATGAATCAAATGGTGAAAGAGATTACAAGAACAGGAGGAAAGAAGAAAGGGCAGAAATAATGAATGGAGGTTACATGAACCATCATCGAGAAACAAAAAG aTCACCTGACAGGAAAAGGTCACACAAGAGGTCCCGATCAAGGTCTCCAATGGGCAGGGGAGAATGGGAGAAAACAGATAAGCCAAGCCATAGGCGTGGTACTGCGAGGTCCCCTCCCAGACACAGGAGGCATGCGTCACATTCACCATCACCCCCCAAGAAATTGAGGAAATCACCTTCCCCTGACAGAAGGAAGAAATGGCAAAATGGAGGGTCCACACTTACAAA ACATATGGATGCAGCTGAGAAGGAAAAGCGCCTTGCTGCAATGATGGACAATGCAAA ATGGCGAGATGagcaaagaggaaaaaatgtcAAACGATACAAG GAGGAAGACGCGAAGCTTGAAGCAAGAGAAGCAACAGGCGCTAATAAAAGCGCTTCATTTCTAAA